The Nitrospira tepida genome includes a window with the following:
- a CDS encoding TonB family protein, with product MKRFPWWPTCGLLKPLLLSRPSLCAQLGAAAILLWADLAAGFTPMVDVSLDRDGAKGSLGPGERAQLILSVDTPPRPHEDDIVAILESPFLATRLLPLTFDQGTRTLIGHVDVEAPVLGAGGTLPKAIPVRVIVASRQGTRLTPLARRLLYVTMQPPQPDLRGNPVAGSLPAAPSEPPVPSGEVQPAVAPLPFAESDGTLQEQSLLPESASVPNPGYWSTVKARIVQSVREHLPAHHRTGSAQAVTVHFRLYANGDAQLIQIEQSSGDAAVDDAAMRAVVEAQPFPPFPPDITDPHLEVHIAVPPASSRARRQTDRPGGSVSISPATASGPDRTQISD from the coding sequence ATGAAGAGATTCCCGTGGTGGCCGACCTGCGGACTCCTCAAGCCGCTTCTCCTGTCGCGACCTTCACTTTGTGCTCAGTTGGGAGCGGCCGCCATTCTGCTCTGGGCCGACCTCGCGGCCGGCTTCACCCCGATGGTCGACGTGTCGTTGGATCGCGACGGGGCCAAAGGCTCGCTGGGTCCCGGAGAACGTGCTCAGTTAATTCTTTCGGTCGATACGCCCCCCCGCCCCCATGAGGACGACATCGTGGCTATCCTGGAAAGTCCCTTTCTCGCCACCCGACTCCTGCCGCTGACGTTCGACCAGGGCACGCGCACTTTGATCGGACATGTGGATGTCGAAGCCCCGGTGCTCGGCGCAGGGGGAACCCTTCCGAAGGCCATTCCTGTGCGAGTGATCGTGGCCTCCCGCCAGGGCACCAGACTGACCCCCTTGGCCCGCCGCCTGCTCTATGTCACGATGCAACCGCCGCAGCCAGATCTTCGCGGAAACCCCGTCGCCGGTTCTTTGCCGGCCGCTCCGTCCGAACCGCCTGTGCCAAGCGGCGAAGTCCAGCCGGCTGTCGCCCCACTGCCTTTTGCGGAGTCCGACGGCACGTTACAGGAGCAGTCCCTGCTTCCCGAATCCGCCTCTGTTCCCAATCCCGGCTATTGGAGCACGGTCAAAGCCCGTATCGTCCAGAGTGTCCGCGAGCATCTGCCGGCTCACCATCGAACAGGGTCCGCACAGGCCGTGACCGTACATTTTCGGCTCTATGCAAACGGGGACGCCCAGCTCATCCAAATCGAGCAGAGTTCCGGCGACGCGGCCGTTGATGACGCGGCCATGAGAGCGGTCGTGGAGGCACAACCCTTTCCCCCATTTCCTCCGGACATCACGGACCCGCACCTTGAAGTCCACATCGCGGTTCCGCCGGCCTCAAGCCGAGCACGTCGCCAGACTGACCGGCCCGGCGGCTCCGTCTCTATTTCTCCCGCAACTGCGTCGGGCCCAGACCGCACCCAGATCTCCGATTGA
- a CDS encoding SDR family NAD(P)-dependent oxidoreductase, whose amino-acid sequence MPRLHDRVAIVTGSSSGIGKAIALRFGEEGAKVAVAARRADLCERTADQIRRNGGTAIVLPTDVADERQVESLIQDTVRQFGRLDILVNNAGIFGGTRLAETATEAFDEVMNTNVRGTFFCCRAGFNQMKRQGGGVIINMSSVAGVQAWSGTGTYSASKHAIMALTKALADEGRPHRIKVSAICPGGVADELVDATPDELLRSERISPYDIAETALYLATLGPYAVVHQIVVDRLGADW is encoded by the coding sequence ATGCCGCGTTTGCATGACCGTGTCGCTATTGTCACCGGGAGCAGCAGCGGCATCGGCAAGGCCATCGCGCTTCGCTTCGGCGAAGAGGGCGCCAAGGTTGCGGTGGCGGCCCGACGGGCCGATTTGTGCGAACGCACGGCGGACCAGATCCGCCGGAACGGGGGAACGGCCATCGTCCTTCCCACGGACGTGGCGGACGAACGCCAGGTCGAGTCGCTGATCCAAGACACCGTGCGGCAGTTCGGCCGCCTCGATATTCTCGTGAACAATGCCGGCATCTTCGGAGGCACCCGACTGGCCGAAACCGCAACCGAGGCGTTCGACGAGGTGATGAACACGAACGTGCGCGGGACCTTCTTCTGCTGCCGGGCCGGGTTCAACCAGATGAAACGGCAAGGCGGAGGGGTGATCATCAACATGTCGAGCGTGGCGGGTGTGCAGGCCTGGAGCGGCACGGGGACCTACAGCGCATCCAAACATGCGATCATGGCGCTGACGAAGGCGTTGGCCGATGAGGGACGGCCCCATCGCATCAAGGTGAGCGCCATTTGCCCAGGCGGGGTGGCCGACGAGCTGGTGGATGCCACGCCGGACGAACTCCTGCGCAGCGAGCGGATCAGCCCCTACGATATTGCGGAAACCGCCCTGTATTTGGCGACGCTGGGGCCCTACGCCGTCGTCCACCAGATCGTCGTCGATCGGCTCGGCGCGGACTGGTGA
- a CDS encoding PilZ domain-containing protein, whose translation MIARFIARMHQRFSVQLPAYYLGKDCAGQATVTDFSLRGWRLVGTYPVRQGTRLSLRVQLPEDPSPLQIPQAVVQWSRGHEFGIELVNPNPETQQRLKSWACLMASEL comes from the coding sequence ATGATCGCACGGTTCATCGCACGAATGCATCAACGGTTTTCGGTCCAATTGCCGGCCTACTATCTGGGCAAAGACTGTGCAGGCCAAGCGACCGTAACCGACTTCTCGCTAAGAGGGTGGCGGTTGGTCGGAACCTATCCTGTTCGGCAAGGGACGCGGCTCAGCTTGCGGGTGCAGTTGCCGGAAGACCCGAGTCCGCTCCAGATTCCTCAAGCCGTCGTGCAATGGAGCCGGGGACATGAGTTCGGAATCGAGTTGGTGAATCCCAACCCGGAGACACAGCAGCGGCTGAAGAGTTGGGCCTGTCTCATGGCGTCGGAGCTATAG
- a CDS encoding OmpA family protein: protein MLTATGEQSDRRMAELRREEEAAIEAGLRDAFFGFDLWSISNETMTGLSANAEWIKRNPRAQIRVSGHCDERGTNDYNVVLGEKRAKAVKRVLSDLGVNPKQVSIISFGKNRPFCSEHDESCYQQNRRGHFFLSMK, encoded by the coding sequence ATGCTGACGGCGACCGGAGAACAGTCGGATCGGCGAATGGCCGAGCTTCGTCGGGAAGAAGAAGCTGCCATTGAAGCAGGTTTGAGAGATGCCTTCTTCGGCTTCGATCTCTGGAGCATCTCCAATGAAACGATGACGGGATTGTCGGCGAATGCCGAGTGGATCAAACGAAACCCGCGCGCCCAGATCCGCGTATCCGGTCATTGCGATGAGCGGGGCACCAACGATTACAACGTCGTGCTCGGAGAGAAGCGAGCGAAGGCTGTCAAACGGGTTCTGAGCGATCTGGGTGTGAACCCCAAACAGGTCTCCATCATCTCGTTCGGTAAGAACCGGCCGTTCTGTTCGGAGCACGATGAATCGTGTTATCAGCAGAACCGTCGCGGCCATTTCTTTTTGAGCATGAAGTAA
- a CDS encoding c-type cytochrome encodes MDSLTRRAVWTVIAAVSLAPLVGAEVIRGPFPGVSREFPEARTPKPEQRLAERGQTIFNSTGICFYCHGIEAFVDRRPNLSKDTEAIIQRLTPKPSDLRRPSSLKLRDDAARFRLIREGHEGTGMFPDTRLTDDDIRALLAYLALLRESAGAQPRSR; translated from the coding sequence ATGGACTCGCTGACACGTCGAGCGGTGTGGACAGTGATCGCAGCGGTGAGCCTGGCGCCGCTGGTCGGGGCCGAGGTGATACGAGGCCCGTTCCCGGGTGTCTCGAGGGAATTCCCGGAGGCTCGCACTCCGAAACCGGAGCAGCGTCTCGCTGAACGGGGACAGACCATCTTCAACAGCACCGGTATCTGTTTCTACTGTCACGGTATCGAAGCCTTCGTCGACAGACGCCCGAACCTCTCGAAGGACACCGAGGCGATCATTCAGCGCCTCACGCCGAAGCCGTCCGATCTGCGCAGGCCCTCAAGTCTGAAGCTCCGGGACGACGCCGCGCGGTTCCGCCTCATTCGCGAAGGGCACGAGGGGACGGGGATGTTCCCGGATACTCGACTCACGGATGACGACATTCGAGCGCTGCTCGCCTATCTCGCCCTGCTGCGGGAATCGGCCGGCGCTCAACCACGCTCGCGCTGA
- a CDS encoding DUF3422 family protein: MNSVQPDADITEEEPDVSVGQESDRADGGKPFLRRIHEPIKHFLPSSLDVPAHIHHVAHRMANPPVDRPHSRREFLHILDCLAIRADQADVRERFGFGAKLDEHGDRLIVAWEAHTEYYSYQAWHIPADKTKPLSFGPITYPGYVFPVCPLGIRVNALDIVIQVEGSVTPEHLKPLLPGPHLHASRVFGEDITLATSFTPDDDTRERYHVSGRSGETLRQYAVKLVDTIVAIENYYHLVMLPMQAFSRAVDQIHDYEQRHLYQRAVIMEQMGTATPASLQKWLNALTQDLLQVSRLAESMRYRLSGAFPYDKIVRGNLEALQEQPVPSIRPISEYIRWRITGVADGYQQLLRRIDAMQADFEATVAVIRTQIELRLQEQNLAAQDQNLKLLASVDKTTRSQAILQHTVESLSVIVITYYLSGLGSYIFKALHEMGWLGNATLASAIFVPIAFATSFGLMLIGRKVIYKRMGSGAAHLERNSGS, from the coding sequence GTGAATTCGGTACAACCGGATGCGGACATTACTGAGGAGGAACCGGACGTGTCGGTCGGCCAGGAAAGCGATCGGGCGGACGGCGGGAAACCGTTTCTCCGCCGTATTCATGAGCCAATCAAGCATTTCTTGCCCAGCTCGCTGGATGTTCCGGCGCACATCCACCATGTGGCTCATCGGATGGCTAATCCCCCTGTGGATCGCCCGCACAGCCGGCGGGAATTCCTGCACATTCTTGACTGCCTCGCCATTCGAGCTGATCAGGCGGATGTACGGGAACGGTTTGGCTTTGGGGCCAAACTGGATGAGCATGGCGATCGCCTGATCGTTGCCTGGGAAGCGCATACGGAGTACTACAGCTATCAGGCATGGCACATTCCGGCCGACAAGACCAAGCCGCTTTCTTTCGGTCCGATCACCTATCCGGGCTATGTCTTTCCGGTCTGTCCGCTTGGGATTCGGGTCAACGCGCTGGACATTGTCATCCAGGTCGAAGGATCGGTCACGCCGGAACATCTGAAACCTCTACTGCCTGGCCCCCACCTCCACGCCAGCCGGGTGTTCGGCGAAGACATCACGCTGGCGACCAGCTTCACGCCGGACGATGATACGCGAGAACGCTACCACGTCAGCGGGCGGTCAGGTGAGACGCTCAGGCAATACGCAGTCAAGCTGGTGGACACGATCGTCGCCATCGAGAATTACTACCACTTGGTGATGTTGCCGATGCAGGCCTTTTCCCGGGCGGTCGATCAGATTCACGATTACGAGCAGCGCCATCTCTATCAGCGCGCCGTCATTATGGAGCAGATGGGGACGGCGACCCCCGCCTCCCTTCAAAAATGGCTCAATGCGCTGACGCAGGACTTGCTGCAAGTCAGCCGGCTCGCTGAATCCATGCGGTATCGGTTGTCAGGAGCCTTCCCCTACGACAAGATCGTCCGGGGAAATTTAGAGGCCTTGCAGGAACAGCCGGTGCCGTCGATCCGGCCGATTTCAGAGTATATTCGCTGGCGCATCACCGGTGTGGCGGACGGCTACCAACAGCTCCTGCGGCGGATCGATGCCATGCAGGCGGATTTCGAGGCCACGGTGGCCGTCATCCGCACGCAGATCGAGCTGCGGTTGCAGGAACAGAATTTGGCCGCTCAGGATCAAAACCTCAAGCTGCTGGCCAGCGTGGATAAGACCACGCGCAGCCAGGCTATCTTGCAGCATACGGTCGAGAGCCTCTCGGTGATTGTCATCACGTATTACCTCAGCGGGCTCGGGAGCTATATCTTCAAGGCGTTGCATGAGATGGGATGGCTGGGCAATGCCACGTTGGCTTCGGCCATCTTCGTTCCGATCGCGTTTGCCACGTCGTTCGGGTTGATGTTGATCGGCAGGAAGGTCATCTATAAGCGGATGGGCTCCGGCGCGGCGCACCTCGAAAGGAATTCGGGATCATGA